TCTTTATCTTTTGCAGATAATAAATGGTTGATGACCATTCGCATTTTACCACCTTTACTGATGAAAGTGGCAAAGCCTACTGAAAGTAAATTTATAGCTGATGAACTGAAATAACCTAATAACAAACTGAACTCATTGCTATTGGCTAAACCATCCAAATAAAATTGTAATGGTTCATTTTCTGAACCTGTTTTATAATCTCTATCAGGTGACCATTCACAAGTTTTCAGCATATTGTGGTGTTCTTATTGCATTAATATTTTCAGTTTACTTATAACATATTCTATTTCGCTAAGGGTATTATATTTTCCCAAAGAGAACCTTATGGAGGCAAAAGCATCTTCATTTGAAATCCCCATAGCTTTTAAAACATGTGAAGGCTCTTCAACAGCTGAGGTACAAGCTGAACCATTAGAAACAGCTATATCTTTCATTCTACCTATTAGTACATTGGCATCTTGTCCTCTGAAACATATATTACATACATTATAAAGCCTGCTTCTAGAATCTCCATTTAGTGAAGTATTAGGCAACTTTAATAACTCTATTTCTAAAGTATTTCTTAATTCTCTAATTGTTTTCTCATTTTTTATCATCTCTTGGCTAGCAATCTCACAAGCCTTAGCCAAAGCCATTATTCCTGGCACATTCAGTGTACCACTTCTCAAACCTTGCTCATGCCCACCTCCATGGATTAGTGGGATAAGTTTTACTTTATTTCCTCTTTGTCTTACAAAAAGTGCTCCTATACCTTTTGGAGCATATATCTTATGACCACTAAAACACATCAAATCAACACCTAAATCATCCACATCAATTTCTATTTTACCAACTGCTTGGGTGGCATCTGTCATAAACAAAACACCCTTTTCTTGAGCTATTTTTGAAATTTCTTTGATTGGTTGGATAATACCTGTTTCGTTGTTAACATACATTACTGAAACAAGAATGGTATCAGTTCGAATAGTTTGTTTAAGCTCATTTAAATCCATTAAACCATTATTTTGAACTGATAAATAAGAAACTTCAAAACCTTTTCTTTCCAAGTCTTTGCAAGTATCTAAAACAGCTTTATGCTCCGTTGAAGCTGTGATAATATGTTTACCTTTTTCTGAATAGCTTTCAACAACTCCCTTAATAGCAAGATTAATAGCCTCTG
This region of bacterium 336/3 genomic DNA includes:
- a CDS encoding cysteine desulfurase IscS (catalyzes the removal of elemental sulfur from cysteine to produce alanine; involved in NAD biosynthesis), which codes for MNIKQITYLDYNSTTPIDQRVFKAILPYLQGNFANPSSTHYFGQSINEGVKQARNAIANFINAESNELIFTSGATEAINLAIKGVVESYSEKGKHIITASTEHKAVLDTCKDLERKGFEVSYLSVQNNGLMDLNELKQTIRTDTILVSVMYVNNETGIIQPIKEISKIAQEKGVLFMTDATQAVGKIEIDVDDLGVDLMCFSGHKIYAPKGIGALFVRQRGNKVKLIPLIHGGGHEQGLRSGTLNVPGIMALAKACEIASQEMIKNEKTIRELRNTLEIELLKLPNTSLNGDSRSRLYNVCNICFRGQDANVLIGRMKDIAVSNGSACTSAVEEPSHVLKAMGISNEDAFASIRFSLGKYNTLSEIEYVISKLKILMQ